One window of the Zea mays cultivar B73 chromosome 3, Zm-B73-REFERENCE-NAM-5.0, whole genome shotgun sequence genome contains the following:
- the LOC100191676 gene encoding Probable anion transporter 4, chloroplastic-like, producing MPGCGVAGRGDVGVSSAARRTPPQGKSRPCLWMTIARGYGRQHELKYCTSPQSKSLLLEARFGRHVTRSTAYLLQNSRSTAMTRLQKSGKFLQPVLDSSRNYLTSTFYNASLKRRVLSRVECFVSSDPINNGWLKPRRSENFTSLESACVQPEYKLPVRTRADCKAEQYEITGSPLSPSDVPADAVMIGDTNEISPWWQEFPKRWTVVLLCFFAFLLCNMDRVNMSIAILPMSSEFSWNPATVGLIQSSFFWGYLLTQILGGIWADRFGGKVVLGFGVVWWSFATVLTPLAAKIGLPCLLTMRAFMGIGEGVAMPAMNNILSKWIPVSERSRSLALVYSGMYLGSVTGLSLSPLLISRFGWPSVFYAFGSLGTVWFALWQSKAHSSPDDDPELSKAEKRHILGGSALKEPVTSIPWRLILSKAPVWALIISHFCHNWGTFILLTWMPTYYNQVLKFNLTESGLLCVLPWLTMAVFANIGGWIADTLVQRGVSVTNVRKIMQSIGFLGPALFLTLLSKVRTPAMAVLCMACSQGSDAFSQSGLYSNHQDIGPRYAGVLLGLSNTAGVLAGVFGTAATGYILQKGSWDSVFKVSVVLYIVGTVVWNVFSTGEKILE from the exons ATGCCGGGGTGCGGAGTAGCGGGGAGAGGTGATGTGGGGGTATCGTCGGCCGCGCGCCGCACTCCGCCACAAGGGAAGAGCCGCCCCTGCCTCTGGATGACTATCGCTCGCGGTTACG GGAGGCAACATGAGCTCAAATATTGCACATCGCCACAAAGCAAATCTCTGTTACTAGAAGCAAGATTTGGTCGACATGTTACTAGGAGCACTGCTTATCTGCTCCAAAATTCCCGGAGCACTGCAATGACAAGACTACAGAAGTCTGGGAAGTTTCTGCAACCTGTCTTGGACTCCTCAAGAAATTATTTGACTAGTACATTCTACAATGCAAGCTTGAAGAGGAGAGTTCTGTCGAGGGTTGAGTGCTTTGTGTCTTCAGATCCAATAAACAATGGTTGGTTGAAACCAAGGAGGTCAGAGAACTTCACTAGTTTGGAGAGCGCATGTGTTCAGCCAGAATACAAACTACCAGTCAGGACACGTGCTGACTGTAAAGCAGAGCAGTATGAAATAACAGGCTCACCTTTGAGCCCTTCTGATGTTCCTGCTGATGCCGTTATGATTGGAGATACAAACGAGATTTCTCCCTGGTGGCAGGAGTTTCCAAAGCGCTGGACGGTCGTTCTCCTCTGCTTCTTTGCGTTTCTTCTTTGCAATATGGACCGT GTCAATATGAGCATTGCAATCCTTCCAATGTCGTCAGAGTTCAGCTGGAATCCAGCAACCGTTGGTCTAATCCAATCATCTTTCTTTTGGGGTTACCTTCTCACACAG ATTCTTGGAGGTATTTGGGCTGACAGGTTTGGTGGTAAGGTAGTACTAGGATTTGGGGTTGTATGGTGGTCATTTGCTACAGTTCTTACACCCCTTGCTGCCAAGATTGGTCTTCCATGCTTACTCACCATGCGTGCCTTCATGGGGATAGGCGAG GGTGTTGCCATGCCTGCTATGAACAACATCCTTTCCAAATGGATCCCAGTCTCAGAGAGAAGCAGATCTCTTGCCTTGGTGTACAGTGGAATGTACCTTGGATCAGTCACCGGCCTGTCTTTGTCACCTCTGTTGATTAGCAGATTTGGCTGGCCTTCTGTCTTTTATGCATTTGGATCTCTTGGAACCGTTTGGTTTGCACTGTGGCAAAGCAAA GCACACAGCTCTCCAGATGATGATCCGGAGCTAAGTAAAGCTGAAAAGAGGCATATACTGGGTGGCAGTGCCTTAAAGGAGCCTGTCACTTCCATACCATGGAGGCTAATTCTATCAAAGGCTCCAGTGTGGGCTCTCATAATATCACATTTTTGCCATAACTGGGGAACATTCATTCTTCTAACATGGATGCCCACATACTACAATCAG GTTTTGAAGTTCAATCTAACTGAGTCGGGGCTTCTCTGTGTCTTGCCATGGCTGACAATGGCTGTTTTTGCGAATATTGGTGGATGGATTGCTGATACTCTAGTTCAGAGAGGGGTCTCTGTAACAAACGTTCGTAAG ATCATGCAATCGATTGGTTTCCTTGGACCAGCCTTGTTCTTGACACTGCTGAGCAAAGTTCGGACTCCAGCCATGGCTGTGTTATGTATGGCATGCAGTCAG GGTAGCGATGCTTTTTCACAGTCTGGCCTGTATTCAAATCACCAAGACATAGGACCACGTTATGCG GGGGTACTTCTCGGACTGTCAAACACTGCTGGCGTTCTGGCAGGAGTTTTTGGTACTGCTGCCACTGGCTACATTCTTCAGAAAG GTTCTTGGGATAGTGTGTTTAAGGTGTCTGTTGTGTTGTACATAGTAGGAACGGTGGTTTGGAATGTCTTTTCAACTGGAGAGAAAATTCTCGAATAA